One Bos taurus isolate L1 Dominette 01449 registration number 42190680 breed Hereford chromosome 16, ARS-UCD2.0, whole genome shotgun sequence DNA window includes the following coding sequences:
- the MGAT4E gene encoding alpha-1,3-mannosyl-glycoprotein 4-beta-N-acetylglucosaminyltransferase-like protein MGAT4E isoform X3 has translation MHCPLWHCCVISMGLGVLWLLFMLEVPREVEDDQDRMAVKVQAAALPSLCRFREDQMFTLPVPQEDSYRRRKGLGPLEDWRNLSSKYLEKLQQRKKTWLTVGISSRPRPGPDPSGLLYTLLSVFRATSKVEQKRLTVLVHLAGADPAWLAETVLNISSLFSPQILAGQLLLIHAPPDAYPPAGAGASGRELYSEQNVDHAFLMSSAWKLSEYFLLLEDNAFCAPNFISHVQWKVDTLRSQPWAFLEFANLGVLGKLFRSSDLPTLAHFLLLFYREKPLDRLLAHFRVLLAQKDPILCTPFLFYHRATYHPLNDRQKASGARRKSPYAPDNPPGTAFTDMKVFEVHFPWEAYTLDESFFWTHNVSAGNHLTVILNQPADLRRVQVLTGTIVEGRHALERGQVELGYGPEGMPQRCSSFVLLGRLLEGQLDQEVVPRSVGHQVSCVRLLANANQAGGLIVRHIYLWEEHARDTGHSG, from the exons ATGCACTGTCCCCTCTGGCACTGCTGCGTCATCTCCATGGGCCTCGGGGTCCTGTGGCTCCTGTTCATGCTGGAAGTCCCCAGGGAAGTTGAAGACGACCAGGACAGGATGGCTGTCAAGGTCCAAGCAGCAGCCTTGCCCTCGCTGTGCAGGttcagg GAGGACCAGATGTTCACTCTGCCAGTACCCCAGGAGGACAGCTACAGGAGAAGGAAGGGCCTGGGGCCACTAGAAGACTGGCGGAACCTCAGTTCCAAATACCTGGAAAAGCTCCAGCAGAGAAAGAAGA CGTGGCTGACGGTGGGCATCTCCTCGCGGCCCCGGCCGGGGCCCGACCCCAGCGGCCTCCTGTACACTCTCCTCTCGGTGTTCCGCGCCACCTCGAAGGTGGAGCAGAAGCGCCTCACGGTGTTGGTCCACCTGGCGGGCGCCGACCCCGCCTGGCTCGCGGAGACCGTCCTGAACATTTCCAGCCTCTTCAGCCCGCAGATCTTGGCGGGGCAGCTGCTGCTGATCCACGCCCCCCCAGACGCCTACCCGCCCGCGGGCGCCGGGGCCTCCGGCCGGGAGCTCTACTCCGAGCAGAACGTGGATCACGCCTTCCTCATGAGCTCTGCCTGGAAGCTCTCGGAGTACTTCCTGCTGCTGGAGGACAACGCCTTCTGCGCCCCCAACTTCATCAGCCACGTGCAGTGGAAGGTGGACACGCTGCGGTCTCAGCCCTGGGCCTTCCTGGAGTTCGCCAACCTGGGCGTCCTGGGCAAGCTCTTCCGCAGTAGCGACCTGCCGACGCTGGCCCACTTCCTGCTCCTCTTCTACCGGGAGAAGCCCCTCGACAGGCTGCTCGCCCACTTCCGTGTCCTCCTGGCCCAGAAGGACCCCATCCTGTGTACGCCCTTCCTCTTCTACCACAGAGCCACCTACCACCCCCTGAACGACAGGCAGAAGGCCTCGGGCGCACGCAGGAAGAGCCCCTACGCCCCTGACAACCCGCCGGGAACCGCCTTCACCGACATGAAGGTGTTCGAGGTCCACTTCCCCTGGGAGGCCTACACTCTGGACGAGTCCTTCTTCTGGACCCACAACGTGAGTGCTGGCAACCACCTGACGGTCATCCTGAACCAGCCAGCCGACCTGAGGAGGGTGCAGGTGCTGACGGGCACCATCGTGGAAGGCAGGCACGCCCTGGAGAGGGGGCAGGTGGAGCTGGGCTACGGGCCCGAGGGCATGCCGCAGCGCTGCTCCAGCTTTGTCCTGCTGGGCCGCCTCCTGGAGGGGCAGCTGGATCAGGAGGTAGTGCCCAGGTCTGTGGGGCACCAGGTGAGCTGCGTGAGGCTGCTGGCGAACGCCAACCAGGCAGGCGGGCTCATCGTCAGGCACATTTACCTCTGGGAGGAGCATGCCAGAGACACGGGCCACTCGGGATGA
- the MGAT4E gene encoding alpha-1,3-mannosyl-glycoprotein 4-beta-N-acetylglucosaminyltransferase-like protein MGAT4E precursor, whose protein sequence is MHCPLWHCCVISMGLGVLWLLFMLEVPREVEDDQDRMAVKEDQMFTLPVPQEDSYRRRKGLGPLEDWRNLSSKYLEKLQQRKKTWLTVGISSRPRPGPDPSGLLYTLLSVFRATSKVEQKRLTVLVHLAGADPAWLAETVLNISSLFSPQILAGQLLLIHAPPDAYPPAGAGASGRELYSEQNVDHAFLMSSAWKLSEYFLLLEDNAFCAPNFISHVQWKVDTLRSQPWAFLEFANLGVLGKLFRSSDLPTLAHFLLLFYREKPLDRLLAHFRVLLAQKDPILCTPFLFYHRATYHPLNDRQKASGARRKSPYAPDNPPGTAFTDMKVFEVHFPWEAYTLDESFFWTHNVSAGNHLTVILNQPADLRRVQVLTGTIVEGRHALERGQVELGYGPEGMPQRCSSFVLLGRLLEGQLDQEVVPRSVGHQVSCVRLLANANQAGGLIVRHIYLWEEHARDTGHSG, encoded by the exons ATGCACTGTCCCCTCTGGCACTGCTGCGTCATCTCCATGGGCCTCGGGGTCCTGTGGCTCCTGTTCATGCTGGAAGTCCCCAGGGAAGTTGAAGACGACCAGGACAGGATGGCTGTCAAG GAGGACCAGATGTTCACTCTGCCAGTACCCCAGGAGGACAGCTACAGGAGAAGGAAGGGCCTGGGGCCACTAGAAGACTGGCGGAACCTCAGTTCCAAATACCTGGAAAAGCTCCAGCAGAGAAAGAAGA CGTGGCTGACGGTGGGCATCTCCTCGCGGCCCCGGCCGGGGCCCGACCCCAGCGGCCTCCTGTACACTCTCCTCTCGGTGTTCCGCGCCACCTCGAAGGTGGAGCAGAAGCGCCTCACGGTGTTGGTCCACCTGGCGGGCGCCGACCCCGCCTGGCTCGCGGAGACCGTCCTGAACATTTCCAGCCTCTTCAGCCCGCAGATCTTGGCGGGGCAGCTGCTGCTGATCCACGCCCCCCCAGACGCCTACCCGCCCGCGGGCGCCGGGGCCTCCGGCCGGGAGCTCTACTCCGAGCAGAACGTGGATCACGCCTTCCTCATGAGCTCTGCCTGGAAGCTCTCGGAGTACTTCCTGCTGCTGGAGGACAACGCCTTCTGCGCCCCCAACTTCATCAGCCACGTGCAGTGGAAGGTGGACACGCTGCGGTCTCAGCCCTGGGCCTTCCTGGAGTTCGCCAACCTGGGCGTCCTGGGCAAGCTCTTCCGCAGTAGCGACCTGCCGACGCTGGCCCACTTCCTGCTCCTCTTCTACCGGGAGAAGCCCCTCGACAGGCTGCTCGCCCACTTCCGTGTCCTCCTGGCCCAGAAGGACCCCATCCTGTGTACGCCCTTCCTCTTCTACCACAGAGCCACCTACCACCCCCTGAACGACAGGCAGAAGGCCTCGGGCGCACGCAGGAAGAGCCCCTACGCCCCTGACAACCCGCCGGGAACCGCCTTCACCGACATGAAGGTGTTCGAGGTCCACTTCCCCTGGGAGGCCTACACTCTGGACGAGTCCTTCTTCTGGACCCACAACGTGAGTGCTGGCAACCACCTGACGGTCATCCTGAACCAGCCAGCCGACCTGAGGAGGGTGCAGGTGCTGACGGGCACCATCGTGGAAGGCAGGCACGCCCTGGAGAGGGGGCAGGTGGAGCTGGGCTACGGGCCCGAGGGCATGCCGCAGCGCTGCTCCAGCTTTGTCCTGCTGGGCCGCCTCCTGGAGGGGCAGCTGGATCAGGAGGTAGTGCCCAGGTCTGTGGGGCACCAGGTGAGCTGCGTGAGGCTGCTGGCGAACGCCAACCAGGCAGGCGGGCTCATCGTCAGGCACATTTACCTCTGGGAGGAGCATGCCAGAGACACGGGCCACTCGGGATGA
- the MGAT4E gene encoding alpha-1,3-mannosyl-glycoprotein 4-beta-N-acetylglucosaminyltransferase-like protein MGAT4E isoform X1, translating into MTISFLLCTDCRERIKRGRQGAAMHCPLWHCCVISMGLGVLWLLFMLEVPREVEDDQDRMAVKVQAAALPSLCRFREDQMFTLPVPQEDSYRRRKGLGPLEDWRNLSSKYLEKLQQRKKTWLTVGISSRPRPGPDPSGLLYTLLSVFRATSKVEQKRLTVLVHLAGADPAWLAETVLNISSLFSPQILAGQLLLIHAPPDAYPPAGAGASGRELYSEQNVDHAFLMSSAWKLSEYFLLLEDNAFCAPNFISHVQWKVDTLRSQPWAFLEFANLGVLGKLFRSSDLPTLAHFLLLFYREKPLDRLLAHFRVLLAQKDPILCTPFLFYHRATYHPLNDRQKASGARRKSPYAPDNPPGTAFTDMKVFEVHFPWEAYTLDESFFWTHNVSAGNHLTVILNQPADLRRVQVLTGTIVEGRHALERGQVELGYGPEGMPQRCSSFVLLGRLLEGQLDQEVVPRSVGHQVSCVRLLANANQAGGLIVRHIYLWEEHARDTGHSG; encoded by the exons ATGacgatttcttttcttttgtgtacTGACTGCAGAGAAAGGATCAAGCGTGGGAGACAAG GCGCCGCCATGCACTGTCCCCTCTGGCACTGCTGCGTCATCTCCATGGGCCTCGGGGTCCTGTGGCTCCTGTTCATGCTGGAAGTCCCCAGGGAAGTTGAAGACGACCAGGACAGGATGGCTGTCAAGGTCCAAGCAGCAGCCTTGCCCTCGCTGTGCAGGttcagg GAGGACCAGATGTTCACTCTGCCAGTACCCCAGGAGGACAGCTACAGGAGAAGGAAGGGCCTGGGGCCACTAGAAGACTGGCGGAACCTCAGTTCCAAATACCTGGAAAAGCTCCAGCAGAGAAAGAAGA CGTGGCTGACGGTGGGCATCTCCTCGCGGCCCCGGCCGGGGCCCGACCCCAGCGGCCTCCTGTACACTCTCCTCTCGGTGTTCCGCGCCACCTCGAAGGTGGAGCAGAAGCGCCTCACGGTGTTGGTCCACCTGGCGGGCGCCGACCCCGCCTGGCTCGCGGAGACCGTCCTGAACATTTCCAGCCTCTTCAGCCCGCAGATCTTGGCGGGGCAGCTGCTGCTGATCCACGCCCCCCCAGACGCCTACCCGCCCGCGGGCGCCGGGGCCTCCGGCCGGGAGCTCTACTCCGAGCAGAACGTGGATCACGCCTTCCTCATGAGCTCTGCCTGGAAGCTCTCGGAGTACTTCCTGCTGCTGGAGGACAACGCCTTCTGCGCCCCCAACTTCATCAGCCACGTGCAGTGGAAGGTGGACACGCTGCGGTCTCAGCCCTGGGCCTTCCTGGAGTTCGCCAACCTGGGCGTCCTGGGCAAGCTCTTCCGCAGTAGCGACCTGCCGACGCTGGCCCACTTCCTGCTCCTCTTCTACCGGGAGAAGCCCCTCGACAGGCTGCTCGCCCACTTCCGTGTCCTCCTGGCCCAGAAGGACCCCATCCTGTGTACGCCCTTCCTCTTCTACCACAGAGCCACCTACCACCCCCTGAACGACAGGCAGAAGGCCTCGGGCGCACGCAGGAAGAGCCCCTACGCCCCTGACAACCCGCCGGGAACCGCCTTCACCGACATGAAGGTGTTCGAGGTCCACTTCCCCTGGGAGGCCTACACTCTGGACGAGTCCTTCTTCTGGACCCACAACGTGAGTGCTGGCAACCACCTGACGGTCATCCTGAACCAGCCAGCCGACCTGAGGAGGGTGCAGGTGCTGACGGGCACCATCGTGGAAGGCAGGCACGCCCTGGAGAGGGGGCAGGTGGAGCTGGGCTACGGGCCCGAGGGCATGCCGCAGCGCTGCTCCAGCTTTGTCCTGCTGGGCCGCCTCCTGGAGGGGCAGCTGGATCAGGAGGTAGTGCCCAGGTCTGTGGGGCACCAGGTGAGCTGCGTGAGGCTGCTGGCGAACGCCAACCAGGCAGGCGGGCTCATCGTCAGGCACATTTACCTCTGGGAGGAGCATGCCAGAGACACGGGCCACTCGGGATGA